In the genome of Poecilia reticulata strain Guanapo linkage group LG16, Guppy_female_1.0+MT, whole genome shotgun sequence, one region contains:
- the smg9 gene encoding protein SMG9 isoform X1, with product MSESGHSQPGMYGQGRRRRRRRGERDGPPGQNLSGPSRDREYQPRERRDGSEDPPGPLIQKTPIILAKPPSERAKPSQNAPVSGAPLLEKPIMLMKARDDGGKPGTPPEAAAQSSGPGPSKVEREGQRPTQPVYQIQNRGMGASASGSAVDPMVGQSKLLHPEKMKHSIKLVDDQMNWCDSAMEYLRDQTDMLVVGVIGLQGTGKSTIMSLLSANTPEEDQRSYVFRPQSQEIKERGGNQSTGIDFFITQERVIFLDTQPILSPFILDHVINNDRKLPPEYNLPHTYVEMQSLQIAAFLFTVCHVVIVVQDWFTDINLYRFLQTAEMLKPSTPSASHDSTGSSGSDDGAEYYPHIVFLQNKSRREDFCPRNVKNMHTVVDKLMAYSHLKYKGTLSMLDCNIFPGLAQEYLDTEVNMFLLPVQENDGEDNLNKTGAGTYPLFSLLPGYRGHPTFSIMVSKLRSQILAMPRCQLSHTILTEKNWFHYAARIWDGVKKSSALSEYSRLLC from the exons ATGTCAGAGTCCGGTCACAGCCAGCCCGGGATGTACGGACaagggaggagaaggaggcgACGCcggggagagagagatggaCCCCCTGGACAAAATCTGTCTGGTCCTAGCCGCGATCGGGAATACCAGCCGAGAGAACGAAGG GATGGAAGTGAGGATCCACCAGGCCCCCTCATCCAAAAAACACCCATTATTCTCGCAAAGCCTCCAAGTGAAAGG GCCAAACCATCACAGAATGCACCCGTTAGTGGAGCGCCACTCCTGGAAAAGCCCATCATGCTAATGAAAGCCAGGGATGATGGAGGGAAGCCAGGGACACCTCCTGAGGCAGCAGCTCAGTCCTCTGGTCCTGGACCTTCCAAGGTAGAAAGGGAAGGTCAGAGACCCACACAACCTGTTTATCAGATCCAAAACCGAGGAATGGGGGCTTCTGCATCTGGCAGTGCTGTGGACC CCATGGTAGGTCAGTCTAAACTCCTTCATCCAGAGAAAATGAAGCACAGCATAAAGCTGGTGGATGATCAGATGAATTGGTGTGACAGTGCCATGGAG TATCTGAGGGACCAGACAGACATGTTGGTGGTGGGAGTCATTGGCCTACAGGGAACTGGGAAATCAACCATTATGTCACTGCTATCTGCCAACACACCAGAGGAAGATCAAAG GAGTTATGTCTTTAGACCCCAGAGTCAAGAAATTAAGGAAAGGGGAGGCAATCAGAGCACAGGTATAGATTTCTTCATCACTCAGGAGAGAGTCATCTTTTTGGATACACAA cctaTTCTCAGCCCGTTTATACTTGACCACGTTATCAACAACGACAGAAAGCTGCCCCCAGAGTACAACCTTCCTCACACATATGTGGAAATGCAG TCTCTTCAGATCGCCGCCTTCCTGTTTACTGTGTGCCATGTAGTTATAGTGGTTCAAGATTGGTTTACCGACATAAACCTGTACAG GTTTCTGCAGACTGCTGAGATGTTGAAACCTTCCACCCCATCTGCAAGTCATGACAGCACCGGCTCCTCCGGCAGCGACGATGGTGCAGAGTACTATCCTCATATTG TTTTTCTCCAGAATAAGTCCAGACGAGAGGATTTCTGTCCGAGAAATGTTAAGAACATGCATACTGTGGTGGACAAATTGATGGCATATTCTCATCTTAAATACAAAG GCACATTGTCTATGTTGGATTGCAACATTTTTCCTGGTCTGGCACAGGAATACCTTGATACTGAAgtcaacatgtttctgcttCCGGTCCAAGAAAATGATGGAGAGGATAACTTGAACAAAACag GAGCAGGAACATATCCACTGTTCTCTCTGCTGCCGGGTTACAGAGGTCACCCTACCTTTTCCATCATGGTCTCCAAGCTCCGCAGTCAGATCCTGGCCATGCCTCGCTGCCAGCTGTCTCACACCATTCTCACTGAGAAAAACTG GTTTCACTATGCTGCACGTATCTGGGATGGTGTTAAAAAGTCATCGGCCCTCTCAGAGTACAGCCGCCTCCTCTGCTAA
- the LOC103478484 gene encoding zinc finger protein 160 encodes MLEMYPKASEYTVEYEVGEDDEGTATQSDSDEKTSDSCETSENSDSEETALPPPIKNGETCSKCGRGPFRSVKRHLLYCRGVKDKFQCVLCKHYFFTEDALQEHHMPLYLCHSCGQVLPTKNSFSRHPCPRGVKSTLVLFCSESMPKACKICKSFFSSDKALSIHLTNVHASEISTKQYIVADSSLLAGATSVQTQAAKRNLCVGQARVDPTTPTPDAQGSEAVPSSTLSILALFENESHEWALMKRMNTGWRSKTPCRCRQCGAVFRQPSFAISHRYLHRGQRSYLCQCGRAFRHQLHLLRHCVQHAEALSYICVGCGDTFSGAKLLTRHINGKPWRGNQRGQTVKESENKKCRMPLMCDCGLLFLRPSAYIWHQLKNRTIRKNL; translated from the coding sequence ATGTTGGAGATGTATCCCAAGGCATCGGAATACACTGTGGAATACGAAGTTGGTGAAGATGATGAGGGGACTGCCACCCAAAGTGACTCTGATGAGAAGACGTCCGATTCTTGTGAAACCTCTGAAAACTCTGATTCTGAGGAAACTGCTCTACCTCCCCCCATCAAAAATGGAGAAACCTGCAGCAAGTGCGGTCGGGGACCTTTCAGGTCGGTGAAGCGCCATTTGCTTTACTGCCGTGGGGTGAAGGACAAGTTTCAGTGCGTTTTGTGCAAGCACTACTTTTTTACAGAGGACGCTCTACAGGAACATCACATGCCTCTGTATTTGTGTCACAGCTGTGGCCAGGTTCTCCCCACCAAGAACTCATTCAGCCGCCACCCGTGTCCCAGGGGAGTCAAATCCACTTTGGTGCTCTTCTGCTCCGAGTCGATGCCGAAAGCATGCAAAATATGCAAATCCTTCTTCTCATCTGATAAAGCTTTGTCAATCCATCTGACCAACGTTCACGCATCTGAAATCAGCACCAAACAGTACATCGTTGCTGATTCATCTTTGCTGGCAGGAGCCACGAGCGTCCAAACCCAGGCTGCTAAGAGGAATCTATGTGTTGGTCAGGCTCGTGTAGATCCCACCACCCCGACTCCAGACGCTCAGGGCTCCGAGGCAGTACCTTCTTCAACGCTCTCCATTCTAGCCCTGTTTGAGAACGAGAGCCACGAATGGGCTCTGATGAAGCGGATGAACACAGGTTGGCGCTCTAAAACGCCCTGCCGCTGCAGGCAGTGTGGTGCCGTCTTCCGACAACCTTCCTTCGCCATCAGCCACCGCTACCTCCATCGAGGCCAGCGCTCCTACCTCTGCCAGTGTGGCCGCGCGTTCAGGCACCAGCTGCACCTCCTGCGACACTGCGTTCAGCACGCTGAGGCCTTGAGCTACATCTGCGTCGGCTGCGGTGACACTTTCTCTGGAGCAAAACTTCTAACGCGCCACATAAACGGTAAACCATGGAGAGGAAATCAACGTGGACAGACAGTGAAAGaaagtgagaataaaaagtGTAGGATGCCCTTGATGTGTGACTGTGGACTGCTGTTTTTAAGGCCTTCGGCCTACATATGGCACCAACTTAAAAACAGAACTATAAGGAAGAACCTTTGA
- the smg9 gene encoding protein SMG9 isoform X2 translates to MYGQGRRRRRRRGERDGPPGQNLSGPSRDREYQPRERRDGSEDPPGPLIQKTPIILAKPPSERAKPSQNAPVSGAPLLEKPIMLMKARDDGGKPGTPPEAAAQSSGPGPSKVEREGQRPTQPVYQIQNRGMGASASGSAVDPMVGQSKLLHPEKMKHSIKLVDDQMNWCDSAMEYLRDQTDMLVVGVIGLQGTGKSTIMSLLSANTPEEDQRSYVFRPQSQEIKERGGNQSTGIDFFITQERVIFLDTQPILSPFILDHVINNDRKLPPEYNLPHTYVEMQSLQIAAFLFTVCHVVIVVQDWFTDINLYRFLQTAEMLKPSTPSASHDSTGSSGSDDGAEYYPHIVFLQNKSRREDFCPRNVKNMHTVVDKLMAYSHLKYKGTLSMLDCNIFPGLAQEYLDTEVNMFLLPVQENDGEDNLNKTGAGTYPLFSLLPGYRGHPTFSIMVSKLRSQILAMPRCQLSHTILTEKNWFHYAARIWDGVKKSSALSEYSRLLC, encoded by the exons ATGTACGGACaagggaggagaaggaggcgACGCcggggagagagagatggaCCCCCTGGACAAAATCTGTCTGGTCCTAGCCGCGATCGGGAATACCAGCCGAGAGAACGAAGG GATGGAAGTGAGGATCCACCAGGCCCCCTCATCCAAAAAACACCCATTATTCTCGCAAAGCCTCCAAGTGAAAGG GCCAAACCATCACAGAATGCACCCGTTAGTGGAGCGCCACTCCTGGAAAAGCCCATCATGCTAATGAAAGCCAGGGATGATGGAGGGAAGCCAGGGACACCTCCTGAGGCAGCAGCTCAGTCCTCTGGTCCTGGACCTTCCAAGGTAGAAAGGGAAGGTCAGAGACCCACACAACCTGTTTATCAGATCCAAAACCGAGGAATGGGGGCTTCTGCATCTGGCAGTGCTGTGGACC CCATGGTAGGTCAGTCTAAACTCCTTCATCCAGAGAAAATGAAGCACAGCATAAAGCTGGTGGATGATCAGATGAATTGGTGTGACAGTGCCATGGAG TATCTGAGGGACCAGACAGACATGTTGGTGGTGGGAGTCATTGGCCTACAGGGAACTGGGAAATCAACCATTATGTCACTGCTATCTGCCAACACACCAGAGGAAGATCAAAG GAGTTATGTCTTTAGACCCCAGAGTCAAGAAATTAAGGAAAGGGGAGGCAATCAGAGCACAGGTATAGATTTCTTCATCACTCAGGAGAGAGTCATCTTTTTGGATACACAA cctaTTCTCAGCCCGTTTATACTTGACCACGTTATCAACAACGACAGAAAGCTGCCCCCAGAGTACAACCTTCCTCACACATATGTGGAAATGCAG TCTCTTCAGATCGCCGCCTTCCTGTTTACTGTGTGCCATGTAGTTATAGTGGTTCAAGATTGGTTTACCGACATAAACCTGTACAG GTTTCTGCAGACTGCTGAGATGTTGAAACCTTCCACCCCATCTGCAAGTCATGACAGCACCGGCTCCTCCGGCAGCGACGATGGTGCAGAGTACTATCCTCATATTG TTTTTCTCCAGAATAAGTCCAGACGAGAGGATTTCTGTCCGAGAAATGTTAAGAACATGCATACTGTGGTGGACAAATTGATGGCATATTCTCATCTTAAATACAAAG GCACATTGTCTATGTTGGATTGCAACATTTTTCCTGGTCTGGCACAGGAATACCTTGATACTGAAgtcaacatgtttctgcttCCGGTCCAAGAAAATGATGGAGAGGATAACTTGAACAAAACag GAGCAGGAACATATCCACTGTTCTCTCTGCTGCCGGGTTACAGAGGTCACCCTACCTTTTCCATCATGGTCTCCAAGCTCCGCAGTCAGATCCTGGCCATGCCTCGCTGCCAGCTGTCTCACACCATTCTCACTGAGAAAAACTG GTTTCACTATGCTGCACGTATCTGGGATGGTGTTAAAAAGTCATCGGCCCTCTCAGAGTACAGCCGCCTCCTCTGCTAA
- the kcnn4 gene encoding intermediate conductance calcium-activated potassium channel protein 4, with product MDTALWLIAITFLTVGYGDVAPKTSCGKGVCLFTGVMGVACTAMLVAIVTEKLALNKGEKHVHFFMMDIQISKRIRHAAANVLRECWLLHRASPAKGSRDEHRRHQRCLLEAIRVFRHLRLKQRKLRDYVSEMVDLSKMQMIMCDLSANWNNSYRELEQRILFMEQKLDELTRCFQQTSELLFEVLRHRNPEIR from the exons ATGGACACTGCCTTGTGGCTCATCGCCATCACCTTCCTCACTGTGGGCTACGGAGACGTTGCACCCAAGACCAGCTGTGGCAAGGGGGTGTGTCTCTTTACCGGTGTCATG GGTGTTGCCTGCACTGCTATGCTGGTGGCCATCGTTACCGAGAAGCTGGCGCTGAACAAAGGAGAGAAGCATGTGCACTTCTTCATGATGGACATCCAGATTTCTAAAAGG ATCCGGCATGCCGCCGCTAATGTTCTGAGAGAATGCTGGCTGCTGCACCGTGCTAGCCCAGCGAAGGGCAGCCGGGACGAGCATCGACGACACCAGCGATGTCTTCTGGAAGCCATCagagt ATTTCGACATTTACGcctcaaacaaagaaaactgagaGACTATGTCAGTGAGATGGTGGACCTCTCAAAG ATGCAGATGATCATGTGTGACCTCAGCGCCAACTGGAACAACTCCTATCGAGAGCTGGAGCAGAGGATTCTCTTCATGGAGCAGAAGCTGGACGAGCTGACTCGCTGCTTCCAGCAGACCTCAGAGCTACTATTTGAGGTCCTACGTCACCGAAACCCTGAGATCAG GTGA